A region from the Paenibacillus humicola genome encodes:
- a CDS encoding TerC family protein, translated as MGKTSRLRQGTRFHLLRLKAFAKRASSFAGRSGVSKQMELFLLLLEIILVNLVLSGDNAVVIAMACRNLPIETRQKAVWWGALGAVILRIILTVVALYLLQIPFIQIIGAALLFFVAVQLLKDDGESKQIEGAASLWKAIRIILTADFIMSLDNVLAVASIAKNNIWIIAAGIAISIPLIVWGSQLIMKLLNRFPVLVYVGAGILGYTGGEMLEESERLLNGLQAIAGGWAEYAFPVVCGVAVIVTGYLLQKRAHRHVAQE; from the coding sequence TTGGGCAAGACAAGCCGTCTCCGGCAGGGGACGCGCTTTCACCTGCTCCGGCTGAAGGCGTTTGCGAAACGGGCGTCATCGTTCGCGGGAAGGTCGGGTGTTTCCAAACAGATGGAATTGTTTTTATTGCTGCTCGAAATCATACTGGTCAATTTGGTGCTGAGCGGGGACAACGCGGTCGTCATTGCGATGGCCTGCCGGAACCTGCCGATCGAAACGAGGCAGAAGGCCGTCTGGTGGGGGGCGCTCGGAGCCGTCATTTTGCGGATTATTTTGACGGTTGTCGCGCTTTATTTGCTGCAAATCCCGTTTATCCAAATTATCGGAGCGGCGCTTCTGTTCTTTGTGGCGGTGCAGCTGCTGAAGGACGACGGTGAAAGCAAACAGATCGAAGGAGCGGCATCGCTCTGGAAGGCGATCCGCATCATTTTGACGGCCGATTTCATCATGAGCCTGGACAACGTGCTTGCCGTCGCATCCATTGCGAAAAACAATATTTGGATTATTGCCGCGGGGATCGCGATCAGCATTCCGCTCATCGTATGGGGAAGCCAATTGATCATGAAGCTGCTGAACCGTTTTCCGGTGCTGGTCTATGTCGGAGCCGGCATTCTCGGGTATACGGGGGGCGAGATGCTGGAAGAGAGCGAACGGCTGCTGAACGGTCTGCAGGCGATCGCCGGCGGGTGGGCGGAATATGCGTTTCCGGTCGTTTGCGGCGTGGCCGTCATTGTGACGGGTTATCTGCTCCAGAAGCGGGCGCACCGGCATGTGGCGCAGGAATAG